A genomic region of Ictidomys tridecemlineatus isolate mIctTri1 chromosome 10, mIctTri1.hap1, whole genome shotgun sequence contains the following coding sequences:
- the Cacna1h gene encoding voltage-dependent T-type calcium channel subunit alpha-1H isoform X4 — translation MTEGALATDEVRVPLGAPPPSPAAAVGTSPESPGAPGREAERGSRPVASPPESPAAERGAELGADEEQPVPYPALAATVFFCLGQTTRPRSWCLRLVCNPWFEHVSMLVIMLNCVTLGMFRPCEDLECRSERCSILEAFDDFIFAFFAVEMVIKMVALGLFGQKCYLGDTWNRLDFFIVMAGMMEYSLDGHNVSLSAIRTVRVLRPLRAINRVPSMRILVTLLLDTLPMLGNVLLLCFFVFFIFGIVGVQLWAGLLRNRCFLDSTFVRNNNLTFLRPYYQTEEGEENPFICSSRRDNGMQKCSHIPGRRELRMQCTLGWEAYVQPQAAGASHNACINWNQYYNVCRSGDLNPHNGAINFDNIGYAWIAIFQVITLEGWVDIMYYVMDAHSFYNFIYFILLIIVGSFFMINLCLVVIATQFSETKQRENQLMREQRARYLSNDSTLASFSEPGSCYEELLKYVGHVIRKVKRRGLRLYARWQSRWRKKVDPSSSLQGQGQGPGQRQRRAGRCTASVHHLVYHHHHHHHHHYHFSHGSPRRPTPEPGTRDTRLVPAGTPRSPPSLGHRPPDSESVHSIYHAGCHVEGPQERARVAHTAATTAASLKLASGLGTMNYPTILPSGLVGNKSSTSPGPKGQRAVPPRTMGHSPLSLGSPGPYEKMQHVVGEHGLGRASSRLSGLSVPCPLPSPQAGTLTCELKNCPYCASALEDPELEFSGSESGDSDAHGVYEFTQDVQRSDRRDPMQPPPAADTPGQGGVQCRPQRQPAPGGPGWPGRLWASFSGKLRRIVESKYFNRGIMVAILVNTLSMGVEYHEQPEELTNALEISNIVFTSMFALEMLLKLLACGPLGYIRNPYNIFDGIIVVISVWEIVGQADGGLSVLRTFRLLRVLKLVRFLPALRRQLVVLMKTMDNVATFCMLLMLFIFIFSILGMHLFGCKFSLKTDTGDTVPDRKNFDSLLWAIVTVFQILTQEDWNVVLYNGMASTSSWAALYFVALMTFGNYVLFNLLVAILVEGFQAEGDATRSDSDEDKTSTHFEEDLDKFRVLPASEMKMSSLVVTPNGHLEGRGSLPPPLIMHTAATPIPTPKSSPHLDVAHGLLDSRRGSSSSVDPQQGDQKSLASLRSSPCAHWGPSSAWSSRRSSWSSLGRAPSLKHRGQRGERESLLSGDGKGSTDDEAEDGRPGTSSRPGSSPGPQASPLRRAESLDHRSTLDLQSPRPATLLPAKFHDCNGQTVALPSEFFLRIDSHKEDTVELDDDVEDSCCFRLHKVLEPYTPQWCRSRESWALYLFSPQNRLRACCQKVIAHRMFDHVVLVFIFLNCITIALERPDIDPGSTERAFLSVSNYIFTAIFVVEMMVKVVALGLLWGERAYLQSSWNVLDGLLVLVSLVDIVVAMASAGGAKILGILRVLRLLRTLRPLRVISRAPGLKLVVETLISSLRPIGNIVLICCAFFIIFGILGVQALMSLFVLSSKDGWVNIMYDGLDAVGIDQQPVQNHNPWMLLYFISFLLIVSFFVLNMFVGVVVENFHKCRQHQEAEEARRREEKRQRRLERRRRSKAPLVAVAEAQRRPYYADYSQARRSIHSLCTSHYLDLFITFVIGLNVITMSMEHYDQPKSLDEALKYCNYVFTIVFVIEAVLKLVAFGFRRFFKDRWNQLDLAIVLLSIMGIALEEIEMNAALPINPTIIRIMRVLRIARVLKLLKMATGMRALLDTVVQALPQVGNLGLLFMLLFFIYAALGVELFGRLECTEDNPCEGLSRHATFANFGMAFLTLFRVSTGDNWNGIMKDTLRECAREDKHCLGYLPALSPLYFVTFVLVAQFVLVNVVVAVLMKHLEESNKEAREDAEMDAELELEMSQGPPAHPSPPESPDTGPDGPTLLAVRKVSVSRTLSLPNDSCMFRPVAPATAPHPHPLQEARMETYAGSTPSGLVTSAHSPSLEPSASLQVPSATSPPARGSDPQCTLSPHGAPHSPSLGRLLCRQEAMRRESLEEQADGRGDSAPESTESFEKSPARQDSLGGPPRSPPCSPRPASIRTRKHMFGQHCISSRLPAPSGDEAEASDPADEEVSHITSSAQPWPLASTHSLAASPVTSPVARGVAGSAQDLRRFCSVDTQGFLDKPGRVDMQRWPSMELGSGDSHLDPREVKAWVPELEPALGSRRKKKMSPPCISVDPPMEDESSTRPPAAEGGSSTLRRRTPSCEAALHRDCLEPTEGPGAGGDPAAKAERWGQACRAEHLTVPSFAFEPLDVGGPSGDPLLDSDHSGTPEPTASFSGATTSLEPHETEPPSPSGDVPQKDQGLYLTVPQNPLKKAGLLPATPALGDSADGSV, via the exons CGTGGTTCGAGCACGTCAGCATGCTGGTCATCATGCTcaactgtgtgaccctgggcatgTTCCGGCCCTGCGAAGACCTGGAGTGCCGCTCCGAGCGCTGCAGCATCCTGGAG GCCTTCGATGACTTCATCTTCGCCTTCTTCGCTGTGGAGATGGTGATCAAGATGGTGGCCCTGGGGCTCTTTGGGCAGAAGTGCTACCTGGGTGACACGTGGAACAGGCTGGACTTCTTCATTGTCATGGCAGG TATGATGGAGTACTCCCTGGACGGACACAACGTGAGCCTCTCTGCCATCCGCACAGTGCGCGTGCTGCGGCCCCTCCGCGCCATCAACCGCGTGCCCA GCATGAGGATCCTGGTCACCCTGCTGCTGGACACGCTGCCCATGCTCGGGAATGTCCTCCTGCTCTGCTTCTTCGTCTTCTTCATCTTTGGCATTGTTGGTGTCCAGCTCTGGGCTGGCCTGCTGCGGAACCGCTGCTTCCTGGACAGCACCTTCGTCAG GAACAACAACCTGACCTTCCTACGGCCGTACTACCAGACGGAGGAGGGCGAGGAGAACCCCTTTATCTGCTCCTCACGCCGTGACAACGGCATGCAGAAGTGCTCCCACATTCCCGGCCGCCGGGAGCTGCGCATGCAGTGCACATTGGGCTGGGAGGCCTACGTGCAGCCCCAGGCTGCGGGGGCCAGCCATAACGCCTGCATCAACTGGAACCAGTACTACAATGTGTGCCGCTCAGGGGACCTCAACCCCCACAACGGCGCCATCAACTTCGACAACATCGGCTACGCTTGGATAGCCATTTTCCAG GTGATCACGCTGGAGGGCTGGGTGGACATCATGTACTACGTCATGGACGCCCACTCCTTCTACAACTTCATCTACTTCATCCTGCTCATCATC GTGGGCTCCTTCTTCATGATCAACCTGTGCCTGGTGGTGATCGCCACGCAGTTCTCGGAGACCAAGCAGCGGGAGAACCAGCTGATGCGTGAGCAGCGTGCCCGCTACCTGTCCAATGACAGCACATTGGCCAGCTTCTCAGAGCCAGGCAGCTGCTACGAGGAGCTGCTCAAGTATGTGGGCCACGTCATCCGCAAGGTCAAGCGCCGCGGCTTGCGCCTCTATGCACGCTGGCAGAGCCGTTGGCGCAAAAAGGTGGACCCCAGCAGCAGcctgcagggccagggccagggccccgGGCAGCGGCAGCGCCGGGCAGGCAGGTGCACAGCCTCCGTGCACCACCTGgtataccaccaccaccaccaccaccaccaccactatcactTCAGCCATGGCAGCCCGCGCAGGCCCACTCCTGAACCAGGCACCCGCGACACTAGGCTGGTGCCCGCCGGCACGCCACGCTCGCCGCCCTCCCTGGGCCATAGGCCGCCTGACTCCGAGTCTGTGCACAGCATCTACCACGCCGGCTGCCATGTGGAGGGGCCGCAGGAGAGGGCCCGGGTCGCACACACTGCAGCTACCACTGCCGCCAGCCTCAAGCTGGCCTCGGGGCTGGGCACCATGAACTACCCTACTATCCTGCCCTCAGGCCTGGTTGGCAACAAAAGCAGCACCAGCCCCGGGCCCAAGGGCCAGCGGGCCGTGCCCCCAAGGACCATGGGGCACAGCCCCTTGAGCCTAGGCAGCCCTGGCCCCTATGAGAAGATGCAGCACGTGGTTGGGGAACATG GACTGGGCCGGGCTTCTAGCCGCCTGTCAGGCCTGAGTgtgccctgccctctgcccagccCCCAGGCGGGCACACTCACCTGTGAACTTAAGAACTGCCCGTACTGTGCCAGCGCCCTGGAGGACCCTGAGCTTGAGTTCAGTGGTTCCGAGAGCGGGGATTCAGATGCCCATGGGGTCTACGAGTTCACACAGGACGTGCAACGCAGCGACCGCCGTGATCCCATGCAGCCACCCCCAGCAGCAGACACACCAGGCCAGGGCGGTGTGCAGTGCCGGCCACAGCGGCAACCAGCCCCCGGCGGGCCAGGCTGGCCAGGCCGTCTCTGGGCCTCCTTCAGTGGCAAGCTACGCCGCATCGTAGAGAGCAAGTACTTTAACCGTggcatcatggtggccatcctggtcAACACACTGAGCATGGGCGTCGAGTACCATGAGCAG CCAGAGGAGCTGACCAATGCTCTGGAGATCAGCAACATTGTGTTCACCAGCATGTTTGCCTTGGAAATGCTGCTGAAGCTGCTGGCCTGTGGCCCACTGGGCTACATCCGGAACCCCTACAACATCTTTGATGGCATCATCGTGGTCATCAG CGTCTGGGAGATCGTGGGGCAGGCGGATGGAGGCCTGTCAGTGCTGCGCACCTTCCGGCTTCTGCGGGTGCTGAAGCTAGTGCGCTTCCTGCCGGCGCTGCGGCGGCAGCTCGTGGTGCTCATGAAGACCATGGACAATGTGGCCACCTTCTGCATGCTGCTCATgctcttcatcttcatcttcag CATCCTGGGCATGCACCTCTTTGGCTGCAAGTTCAGCCTGAAGACAGACACAGGAGACACTGTCCCCGACAGAAAGAACTTTGACTCCCTGCTTTGGGCCATCGTCACTGTGTTCCAG ATCCTGACGCAGGAGGACTGGAATGTGGTGCTGTACAATGGCATGGCCTCTACTTCCTCATGGGCCGCCCTCTACTTCGTGGCCCTGATGACCTTCGGCAACTACGTGCTCTTCAACCTGCTGGTGGCCATCCTGGTGGAGGGCTTCCAGGCAGAG GGTGATGCCACCAGATCCGACTCTGATGAGGACAAGACATCCACCCACTTTGAGGAGGATCTCGACAAGTTTAGGGTCCTGCCAGCCTCAG AAATGAAGATGTCATCGCTGGTGGTGACCCCCAACGGGCACCTGGAGGGCCGGGGgagcctgccccctcccctcatCATGCATACGGCAGCCACGCCTATTCCCACTCCCAAGAGCTCTCCACACCTGGACGTGGCCCACGGCCTCCTGGACTCACGCCGTGGGAGCAGCAGCTCTGTGGACCCCCAGCAGGGGGACCAGAAGTCTCTG GCCAGCCTTCGCAGCTCACCCTGCGCCCACTGGGGCCCCAGCAGCGCCTGGAGCAGCCGGCGCTCAAGCTGGAGCAGCCTGGGCCGCGCACCCAGCCTCAAGCACCGCGGCCAGCGCGGGGAGCGCGAATCGCTGCTGTCTGGCGACGGAAAGGGCAGCACGGACGATGAGGCCGAGGATGGCAGGCCAGGGACCAGCTCCAGGCCAGGGTCCTCACCCGGGCCCCAAGCCAGCCCACTGCGGCGCGCCGAATCCCTGGACCACCGCAGCACACTGGACCTGCAGTCCCCGCggcctgccaccctcctgcctgccaagttccACGACTGTAATGGGCAGACAGTGGCCCTGCCCAGTGAATTCTTCCTGCGCATTGACAGTCACAAGGAGGACACAGTTGAGCTGGATGACGATGTGGAAGAC aGCTGCTGCTTCCGCCTGCACAAGGTGCTGGAGCCCTACACGCCCCAGTGGTGCCGCAGCCGCGAGTCCTGGGCCCTCTACCTCTTCTCCCCGCAGAACAG gctgcGTGCCTGCTGCCAGAAGGTCATTGCGCACCGGATGTTTGACCACGTGGTCCTCGTCTTCATCTTCCTCAACTGCATCACCATCGCCCTGGAGAGGCCAGACATCGACCCCGGGAGCACC GAACGGGCCTTCCTCAGCGTCTCCAACTACATCTTCACAGCCATCTTCGTGGTGGAAATGATGGTGAAG GTGGTAGCCCTGGGCCTGCTGTGGGGCGAGCGTGCCTACCTGCAGAGCAGTTGGAACGTGCTGGATGGGTTGCTGGTCCTGGTGTCCCTGGTGGACATCGTTGTGGCCATGGCCTCCGCTGGTGGCGCCAAGATCCTGGGCATTCTGCGCGTGCTGCGCCTGTTGCGGACCCTGCGACCTCTGAG GGTCATCAGCCGGGCTCCAGGCCTCAAGCTGGTGGTGGAGACGCTGATCTCATCGCTCAGGCCCATCGGGAACATCGTACTCATCTGCTGCGCCTTCTTCATCATCTTCGGCATCCTGGGGGTGCAG GCGCTGATGTCACTGTTCGTGCTATCGTCCAAGGACGGCTGGGTGAACATCATGTACGACGGACTAGACGCTGTGGGCATCGACCAGCAG CCCGTGCAGAACCACAACCCCTGGATGCTGCTGTACTTCATCTCCTTCCTGCTCATCGTCAGCTTCTTTGTGCTCAACATGTTCGTGGGTGTGGTGGTAGAGAACTTCCACAAGTGCCGGCAgcaccaggaggctgaggaggcgcGCCGGCGGGAGGAGAAGCGGCAACGGCGGCTGGAGAGGCGGCGCAGGAGTAAGGCGCCCCTGGTGGCGGTGGCGG AGGCCCAGCGCCGGCCCTACTACGCCGACTACTCCCAGGCACGCCGCTCCATCCACTCTCTGTGCACCAGCCACTACCTGGACCTCTTCATCACCTTTGTCATTGGCCTCAACGTCATCACTATGTCCATGGAGCACTATGACCAGCCCAAG TCGCTGGACGAGGCCCTCAAGTATTGCAACTACGTGTTCACCATTGTCTTTGTCATTGAGGCTGTGCTGAAGCTGGTGGCCTTTGGGTTCCGGCGGTTCTTCAAGGACAG GTGGAACCAGCTGGACCTGGCCATCGTCCTGCTGTCCATCATGGGCATTGCCCTGGAGGAGATTGAAATGAATGCCGCATTACCCATCAACCCCACCATCATCCGCATCATGCGTGTGCTCCGTATCGCCCGTG TGCTGAAGCTGCTGAAGATGGCCACAGGCATGCGGGCCCTGCTGGACACTGTGGTTCAAGCCCTGCCCCAG GTAGGGAACCTTGGCCTTCTTTTCATGCTCCTGTTTTTTATCTATGCTGCCCTGGGAGTGGAGCTGTTTGGGAGGCTAG AGTGCACTGAGGACAACCCCTGCGAGGGCCTGAGTAGGCACGCCACCTTTGCCAACTTTGGCATGGCTTTCCTCACGCTGTTCCGTGTGTCCACCGGGGACAACTGGAATGGGATCATGAAG GACACACTGCGGGAGTGTGCGCGTGAGGACAAGCACTGCCTAGGCTACCTGCCCGCACTGTCGCCCCTGTACTTCGTCACCTTCGTGCTGGTGGCCCAGTTCGTGCTGGTCAATGTGGTGGTGGCCGTGCTCATGAAGCACCTGGAGGAGAGCAACAAGGAGGCCCGCGAGGACGCGGAGATGGATGCCGAGCTTGAGCTGGAGATGTCGCAGGGGCCCCCTGCCCATCCCTCACCCCCAGAAAGCCCAGACACAGGCCCAGATGGCCCCACCCTCTTGGCCGTGCGCAAGGTGTCTGTGTCCAGGACACTCTCACTGCCCAACGACAGCTGCATGTTCCGGCCCGTGGCACCCGCCACGGCCCCCCACCCGCACCCCCTGCAGGAGGCCAGGATGGAGACCTACGCGGGCAGTACCCCCTCAG GCTTGGTCACCTCCGCTCACTCGCCGTCCCTGGAGCCTTCTGCCTCCCTGCAGGTCCCatcagccacatccccacctgCCAGGGGCAGCGACCCTCAGTGTACCCTGTCCCCCCATGGTGCACCCCACTCCCCCAGCCTCGGTCGGCTGCTCTGCAGACAG GAGGCCATGCGCAGAGAGTCGCTGGAAGAGCAGGCTGATGGCCGTGGGGACAGTGCCCCGGAATCCACAGAGTCTTTTGAGAAGAGCCCAGCCAGGCAGGACTCCCTGGGGGGCCCCCCACGCTCCCCACCCTGCTCCCCACGGCCTGCCAGCATTCGCACCCGCAAGCACATGTTCGGACAGCACTGCATCTCCAGCCGGCTGCCGGCCCCTAGTGGAGACGAGGCTGAAGCCTCAGACCCAGCTGACGAGGAGGTCAGCCACATCACCAGCtctgcccagccctggcccttggcctcAACTCACAGCCTTGCAGCCTCCCCGGTGACCTCCCCTGTGGCCCGAGGGGTGGCAGGCAGCGCACAGGACCTACGCAGGTTCTGCAGTGTGGACACCCAGGGTTTCCTAGACAAGCCAGGCCGGGTGGACATGCAGAGGTGGCCCTCCATGGAGCTGGGCAGCGGGGACAGCCACCTGGATCCAAGGGAGGTCAAGGCCTGGGTCCCTGAGCTCGAGCCAGCCCTGGGGTCACGCAGGAAGAAGAAGATGAGCCCCCCCTGCATTTCTGTGGACCCCCCAATGGAGGACGAGAGCTCTACCCGGCCCCCTGCAGCAGAAGGTGGCAGCAGCACCCTGCGGCGCAGGACCCCATCCTGCGAGGCTGCCCTGCACAGGGACTGCCTGGAGCCCACCGAGGGCCCAGGTGCAGGAGGGGACCCTGCAGCCAAGGCGGAGCGTTGGGGCCAGGCCTGCCGAGCAGAGCATCTAACTGTGCCCAGCTTTGCCTTTGAGCCACTGGATGTGGGGGGCCCCAGTGGAGACCCTTTGCTGGACAGTGACCACAGTGGGACCCCAGAACCCACAGCTTCCTTCTCGGGGGCCACAACATCTCTAGAACCCCATGAAACAGAGCCACCCTCGCCCTCCGGAGATGTCCCACAGAAGGACCAGGGACTATACCTCACGGTTCCCCAAAACCCGCTAAAGAAGGCAGGGTTGCTCCCAGCTACCCCTGCCCTGGGTGACAGTGCAGATGGATCTGTGTAG